From Acidovorax sp. FHTAMBA, one genomic window encodes:
- a CDS encoding efflux RND transporter permease subunit — MSPSRPFIERPVATALLMVAIVLAGLVGFRFLPLSALPEVDYPTIQVQTLYPGASPEVMSRTVSAPLERQFGQMSGLERMASTSASGVSIITLQFGLGLALDVAEQEVQAAINAGNSLLPADLPAPPVYAKVNPADAPVLTLAISSDTLPLTEVQNLVNTRMAQKISQVGGVGLVSLAGGQRPAMRIQADTRALASYGIGLDTLRTAITSANANSAKGSFDGPQRSYTINANDQLLTVDDYRNLIVSWRNGAPVRMLDVARVVESAENNRLGAWAGLSAAPGRPKQANAPSGGSEPREEGSVGATLTPAIILNVQRQPGANVIATVDNIKKQLPELQAGLPASLKVEVLSDRTKGIRASVHHVEMELALAVLMVVLVIFFFLHSLRATIIASLAVPISLIGTCGVMYLLGYSLNNLSLMALTIATGFVVDDAIVMIENIARYLEKGEPPFQAALKGATQIGFTIISLTVSLIAVLIPLLFMSDVVGRLFREFAVTLAITILISGVVSLTLVPMMAARWLRAEPEGGPGGMAGRIHRGFDRVIARYDHWLQWVLRHQGATLLVAVLTLALTALLYVVIPKGLFPTQDTGQLQARIEASQDVSYARMSELQQAAARTILQDPDVESLSSFVGVDAANNTMLNAGRMLINLKPRRDDQAAIIERLRQRVQAVAGVTLYLQPTQDLTIDAETGPTEYRLSIGGVDSAQVNAWTHKLVERLQTVPQVRNATTDAGAQGLSAYVDIDRNTASRLSVTASSVDDTLYSAFGQRIVSTIFTETNQYRVILEAQQEHLASPEALGTLQLRTGSGAPTPLSAVATIREQLAPLQITRVAQYPAATLGFDKAGGVSLGSAVDAIRAAAQEIGLPQGLTMEFQGAAGAYEKSLSSQLWLILAAMVCVYIVLGVLYESYIHPVTILSTLPSAGVGALLALMLTGNDLGVIGIIGIILLIGIVKKNAIMMIDFAIDAERNQGMGPEQAIHQAALLRFRPILMTTLAALFAALPLMLGWGDGAELRRPLGLAIFGGLILSQLLTLFTTPVIYLAFDRLGRRATGRGTAAAPLQAGEQQ; from the coding sequence ATGAGTCCTTCGCGTCCGTTCATTGAAAGGCCGGTGGCCACCGCGCTGCTGATGGTGGCCATCGTGCTGGCTGGGCTGGTGGGTTTCCGCTTTCTGCCGCTGTCGGCCTTGCCGGAGGTGGACTACCCCACCATCCAGGTCCAGACCTTGTACCCGGGTGCCAGCCCCGAAGTGATGAGCCGCACGGTGAGTGCCCCGCTGGAGCGCCAGTTCGGCCAGATGTCGGGGCTCGAGCGCATGGCGTCCACCAGCGCGTCGGGGGTATCGATCATCACCCTGCAGTTTGGCCTGGGGCTGGCGCTGGATGTGGCCGAGCAGGAGGTGCAGGCGGCCATCAATGCGGGCAATTCACTGCTGCCCGCAGACCTGCCCGCACCCCCGGTGTATGCCAAGGTGAACCCTGCCGACGCACCGGTGCTGACGCTGGCCATCAGCTCCGACACGCTGCCGCTGACCGAAGTGCAGAACCTGGTGAACACGCGCATGGCCCAGAAGATCAGCCAGGTGGGCGGCGTGGGCCTGGTGTCGCTGGCGGGCGGTCAGCGCCCGGCGATGCGCATCCAGGCCGACACCAGGGCGCTGGCCTCGTACGGCATCGGCCTCGACACCTTGCGCACGGCCATCACATCGGCCAATGCCAACAGCGCCAAGGGCAGTTTTGACGGGCCCCAGCGGTCCTACACCATCAACGCCAACGACCAGCTCCTGACGGTGGACGACTACAGGAACCTCATCGTCTCCTGGCGCAATGGGGCGCCCGTGCGCATGCTGGACGTGGCGCGGGTGGTGGAAAGCGCCGAGAACAACCGGCTGGGGGCGTGGGCCGGCCTGAGCGCCGCGCCGGGCCGTCCCAAGCAAGCGAACGCCCCCTCGGGGGGCAGCGAACCACGCGAAGAGGGGAGTGTGGGGGCCACGCTGACCCCTGCGATTATTTTGAACGTGCAGCGCCAGCCGGGCGCCAACGTGATCGCCACAGTGGACAACATCAAGAAGCAGCTGCCCGAGTTGCAGGCCGGTCTGCCCGCCTCGCTCAAGGTCGAGGTGCTGTCAGACCGCACCAAAGGCATCCGCGCCTCGGTGCACCATGTGGAGATGGAGCTGGCGCTGGCCGTGCTGATGGTGGTGCTGGTCATCTTCTTCTTTTTGCACAGCCTGCGCGCCACCATCATCGCCAGTCTGGCGGTGCCCATCTCGCTCATCGGGACCTGCGGCGTGATGTACCTGCTGGGCTACAGCCTGAACAACCTGAGCCTGATGGCGCTGACGATTGCCACCGGCTTTGTGGTGGACGACGCCATCGTGATGATAGAGAACATCGCCCGCTACCTCGAAAAGGGCGAGCCGCCGTTCCAGGCCGCGCTCAAGGGTGCCACGCAGATCGGCTTCACCATCATCTCGCTCACGGTGTCGCTGATCGCGGTGCTGATACCGCTCTTGTTCATGAGCGATGTGGTGGGGCGGCTGTTCCGCGAGTTCGCGGTGACCCTGGCCATCACCATCCTGATCTCCGGGGTTGTGTCGCTCACGCTGGTGCCCATGATGGCAGCCCGCTGGCTCCGGGCCGAGCCAGAGGGCGGCCCCGGGGGCATGGCAGGGCGCATACACCGGGGTTTTGACCGGGTGATTGCGCGGTATGACCACTGGCTGCAATGGGTGCTTCGGCACCAGGGTGCCACCCTGCTGGTGGCCGTGCTCACGCTGGCGCTCACGGCGCTGCTGTATGTGGTCATCCCCAAGGGCCTCTTCCCCACGCAGGACACGGGCCAGTTGCAGGCGCGCATCGAGGCCTCGCAGGATGTCTCGTATGCGCGCATGAGCGAGCTGCAGCAGGCGGCGGCGCGGACCATCCTGCAGGACCCGGACGTGGAGTCGCTGAGCTCGTTTGTAGGGGTGGATGCGGCCAACAACACCATGCTGAATGCGGGGCGCATGCTCATCAACCTCAAGCCACGGCGCGATGATCAGGCTGCGATCATCGAACGGCTGCGCCAGCGGGTGCAAGCGGTGGCGGGGGTCACCCTCTACCTTCAGCCCACACAGGATCTGACGATCGACGCGGAAACCGGGCCCACGGAATACCGCCTGTCGATTGGTGGTGTGGATTCCGCCCAGGTCAACGCCTGGACGCACAAGCTGGTGGAGCGCCTGCAAACCGTGCCGCAGGTGCGCAATGCCACCACCGATGCAGGCGCACAGGGTTTGTCGGCCTATGTGGACATCGACCGCAACACCGCGTCACGCCTGTCGGTCACGGCCAGTTCGGTGGATGACACGCTTTACAGCGCGTTCGGCCAGCGCATCGTCTCCACCATCTTCACGGAAACCAACCAGTACCGTGTGATCCTGGAGGCGCAGCAGGAGCACCTCGCCTCCCCCGAGGCGCTGGGTACGTTGCAGCTGCGCACCGGGTCCGGTGCTCCCACGCCGCTGTCGGCGGTGGCCACCATCCGTGAGCAGCTCGCGCCGCTTCAGATCACGCGTGTGGCGCAGTACCCGGCAGCCACGCTGGGTTTTGACAAGGCCGGGGGAGTGTCCCTGGGCAGCGCGGTAGACGCCATCCGGGCGGCCGCGCAAGAGATCGGCCTGCCGCAGGGACTGACGATGGAGTTCCAGGGTGCCGCTGGCGCCTACGAAAAATCGCTGTCCAGCCAGCTCTGGCTCATTCTGGCGGCCATGGTGTGCGTGTACATCGTGCTGGGGGTGCTGTACGAGAGCTACATCCACCCGGTCACCATCCTCTCAACCCTGCCATCGGCCGGTGTGGGGGCCCTGCTGGCGCTGATGCTCACCGGCAACGACCTGGGGGTGATCGGCATCATCGGCATCATCCTCCTGATCGGTATCGTGAAGAAGAACGCGATCATGATGATCGACTTCGCCATCGACGCCGAGCGCAACCAGGGCATGGGGCCCGAGCAGGCGATCCACCAGGCGGCGCTGCTGCGTTTCCGGCCCATCCTCATGACCACGCTGGCGGCGCTGTTTGCAGCTCTGCCGCTGATGCTCGGCTGGGGCGATGGCGCCGAGCTGCGCCGGCCGCTGGGGCTGGCCATCTTCGGCGGGCTGATCCTGAGCCAGTTGCTCACATTGTTCACCACGCCGGTGATCTACCTGGCGTTTGACCGCC
- a CDS encoding efflux RND transporter periplasmic adaptor subunit — translation MNPQEVNAPPSAPQPPDPLHKPRSRSRWAGSLLALALVALVGAAAWYLIQRANGESGGPPGFGGGGRPMVTVGDAVVRKAELPVVIDALGTVIPATTVTLRPQVSGMLTQVLFTEGQMVRKGQLLAQIDPRPFEQALMQAQGTRQRDEAQLENARLTLARYRTLLSQDSIARQDVDTQAALVKQLEGTVMTNRAQESAARLNLDYTRITAPVSGRIGLRTVDAGNYVTSGDAAGLATITQVAPIDVQFSVPQDRVGDILAAQADATALAVTALDRTRKAELDKGRFSTLDNQVDITTGTVKAKARFDNAAGTLFPNQFVNVQLLLRNVPAVVVPVTAVRTGANGDYVYVINEDRTVSLRKVKRGQATVGLIAIVEGLQEGERVVTEGGDRLQDGMAVQLPGAAGARGPRNGASAPRGGASAPGEGGQRRQRPPQNP, via the coding sequence ATGAACCCGCAAGAAGTCAACGCGCCCCCATCTGCCCCCCAGCCACCAGACCCCCTCCACAAACCGCGCAGCCGATCCCGATGGGCGGGGAGCTTGCTGGCATTGGCGCTGGTGGCCCTGGTGGGCGCCGCGGCGTGGTACCTCATTCAGCGGGCCAATGGTGAATCGGGTGGCCCCCCGGGCTTTGGTGGCGGCGGACGTCCCATGGTGACGGTGGGCGATGCCGTGGTGCGCAAGGCCGAGCTGCCCGTGGTCATCGACGCGCTGGGCACCGTCATCCCCGCCACCACCGTCACGCTGCGCCCCCAGGTGTCCGGCATGCTCACCCAGGTGTTGTTCACCGAGGGCCAGATGGTCAGGAAGGGGCAGCTGCTGGCCCAGATCGACCCCCGGCCTTTCGAGCAGGCCCTGATGCAGGCCCAGGGCACCCGCCAGCGGGACGAGGCGCAGCTGGAAAACGCCCGCCTGACCCTTGCGCGCTACCGCACGCTGCTGTCGCAGGACTCGATTGCCCGCCAGGACGTGGACACCCAGGCCGCACTGGTCAAGCAGCTGGAAGGCACGGTAATGACCAACCGTGCGCAGGAGAGCGCGGCCCGCTTGAACCTGGACTACACACGCATCACGGCGCCCGTGTCGGGCCGCATTGGCCTGCGCACCGTGGACGCGGGCAACTACGTGACCTCGGGCGATGCCGCTGGCCTTGCCACCATCACGCAGGTGGCGCCGATTGACGTGCAGTTCTCGGTTCCGCAGGACCGCGTGGGTGACATTCTGGCTGCCCAAGCCGATGCGACGGCGCTGGCCGTGACGGCGCTGGACCGCACGCGCAAGGCCGAGCTGGACAAGGGCCGCTTCTCCACGCTGGACAACCAGGTGGACATCACCACCGGCACCGTCAAGGCCAAGGCGCGGTTTGACAACGCTGCAGGCACGCTGTTTCCCAATCAGTTCGTGAACGTGCAGCTGCTGCTGCGCAATGTTCCGGCGGTGGTGGTGCCCGTCACCGCAGTGCGCACGGGTGCCAATGGCGACTATGTGTATGTGATCAACGAAGACCGCACGGTGTCGCTGCGAAAGGTCAAACGCGGGCAGGCCACGGTGGGGCTGATTGCCATCGTGGAAGGCCTGCAGGAGGGCGAGCGGGTGGTGACGGAAGGCGGTGACCGCTTGCAGGACGGCATGGCCGTGCAGCTGCCGGGCGCCGCAGGCGCCCGGGGGCCGCGCAATGGCGCATCCGCGCCCCGCGGAGGTGCTTCGGCGCCGGGGGAAGGCGGCCAGCGCCGCCAGCGCCCGCCGCAGAACCCTTGA
- a CDS encoding DUF2306 domain-containing protein, with translation MQLTPAIAIHLAAAVAATAIGPLALWARKGRQQRPRLHRAAGYAWVTLMAATAVSALFISGSVGPRLAGFGVIHLLVPVTLFGLVGSFIYLARGNVAAHRKTMQGLYFGACVTAGVFTLLPERFLGHALWSALGVI, from the coding sequence ATGCAGCTCACCCCCGCCATCGCCATCCACCTGGCCGCAGCCGTGGCTGCCACCGCCATCGGCCCGCTGGCCCTTTGGGCCCGCAAGGGCCGCCAGCAGCGCCCTCGCCTGCACCGCGCGGCAGGCTACGCCTGGGTCACGCTGATGGCGGCCACGGCGGTATCCGCCCTTTTCATCAGTGGCAGCGTGGGTCCGCGCCTGGCCGGCTTTGGCGTCATCCATCTGCTCGTGCCTGTCACTCTGTTTGGCCTCGTGGGCTCGTTCATCTACCTGGCGCGGGGCAACGTGGCCGCCCACCGCAAGACCATGCAGGGCCTGTACTTCGGTGCCTGCGTGACGGCGGGCGTCTTCACGCTGCTGCCCGAGCGCTTCCTGGGCCATGCCCTGTGGTCCGCACTGGGCGTGATCTGA
- a CDS encoding 2TM domain-containing protein: protein MRSHTATVPTADAAERLARRRAGAKLGWLIHAIVYLLVNTLLVTLSLSSGRDWAVFPLLGWGLGLAVHGAVVFITTGGAGIYDRMVQAERERVAQQPGAGR, encoded by the coding sequence ATGCGTTCCCACACCGCTACTGTTCCCACCGCTGATGCCGCCGAACGCCTGGCCCGCCGCCGCGCCGGCGCCAAGCTGGGCTGGCTGATCCACGCCATCGTCTACCTGCTGGTCAACACGCTGCTGGTGACCCTGTCCCTGTCCAGCGGCCGGGACTGGGCTGTGTTCCCCCTGCTGGGCTGGGGCCTGGGGCTGGCGGTGCACGGCGCTGTGGTGTTCATCACCACCGGCGGCGCCGGCATCTACGACCGCATGGTGCAGGCCGAACGCGAGCGTGTGGCCCAGCAACCCGGCGCCGGCCGCTGA
- a CDS encoding dienelactone hydrolase family protein encodes MGLVVLPGQQGDGPVTVFYPTPEADQPVQRGPFTVQLAPQAAPARGNGRLVVVSHGSGGNPWVHTDLARALVRAGFVVAMPEHQGDNARNAADAGPVSWKRRPQEVSRAIDAVAAARQLAPLLQLDKVGVAGQSAGGHTALSLAGGAWSPARFLAHCEAHIADDFNACVGTYTLLTGGMLDGAKKTVALGVLRQRFDDAEPVRHHDPRIAVAVAGVPAAADFDPESLRQPRIPLGLVTAGRDVWLTPRWHSEAVAAACTSCTRIAHLPEAGHSVLLSPLPPMEVLGRAERHLLADPAGFDRAVLPALDERIVTFLAQHLVPASAAPQ; translated from the coding sequence ATGGGCCTGGTCGTGCTGCCCGGCCAACAAGGCGACGGCCCCGTCACGGTGTTCTACCCCACGCCCGAGGCGGATCAGCCCGTGCAGCGCGGGCCCTTTACCGTCCAGCTGGCGCCGCAGGCAGCGCCTGCGCGCGGAAACGGCCGGCTGGTGGTGGTGTCGCACGGGTCGGGCGGGAACCCCTGGGTGCACACCGACCTGGCGCGCGCCCTGGTGCGCGCGGGCTTTGTGGTGGCCATGCCCGAGCACCAGGGCGACAACGCCCGCAACGCGGCCGACGCCGGCCCGGTGAGCTGGAAGCGCCGCCCCCAAGAAGTGTCCCGCGCCATCGACGCCGTGGCCGCCGCCCGGCAGCTGGCGCCGCTGCTGCAGTTGGACAAGGTGGGCGTGGCAGGCCAGTCGGCCGGCGGGCACACGGCCCTGAGCCTGGCTGGCGGCGCCTGGTCGCCCGCCCGCTTCCTGGCCCATTGCGAAGCCCACATCGCGGACGACTTCAATGCCTGCGTCGGCACTTACACGCTGCTGACCGGCGGCATGCTGGACGGCGCCAAGAAGACCGTGGCCCTGGGTGTGCTGCGCCAGCGGTTTGACGACGCCGAACCCGTGCGCCACCACGACCCGCGCATCGCCGTGGCCGTGGCCGGCGTGCCCGCAGCGGCAGACTTCGACCCGGAATCGCTGCGCCAGCCGCGCATTCCGCTGGGCCTGGTCACCGCGGGCCGCGATGTGTGGCTGACCCCGCGCTGGCACAGCGAGGCCGTGGCCGCCGCCTGCACATCCTGCACGCGCATCGCCCACCTGCCCGAGGCCGGCCACAGCGTGCTGCTGTCGCCCCTGCCGCCCATGGAGGTGCTGGGCCGCGCCGAGCGCCACCTGCTGGCCGACCCCGCAGGCTTTGACCGCGCGGTGCTGCCCGCGCTGGACGAGCGCATCGTTACATTCCTCGCGCAGCACCTGGTGCCGGCATCAGCCGCACCGCAATGA
- a CDS encoding alpha/beta fold hydrolase produces the protein MLLISAISLGLLGTMARPSLLRQRRITPMLVTFALVLIAFVAVLASALAFGGPRDIAPLASVNDPFEKVDFSRVPPAQRYTARDGTPLAWYSYAPTAAATQAPVRRVVLVHGSSSRARSLHVLASALAAQGHAVAALDMRGHGESGPRGHVAYIGQLEDDMEAFLNAVPHAGPQTLMGFSAGGGFALRFAGGERQARFDHYVLLSPFIHQDAPTARPDAGGWAAVGVPRLIALTLLNRAGITQWNHLPVLRFALDEASRAGLTPSYSYSLAMNFRPQLDYASNIRSARGSVCIVAGQDDELFYADRYAALFAQSGKHVPVTLVPGVNHMGLTLDAQAVAAVAQHACPA, from the coding sequence ATGCTGCTCATCTCCGCCATTTCCCTTGGGCTGCTCGGTACCATGGCGCGGCCCTCCCTCCTGCGGCAGCGCCGCATCACCCCCATGCTCGTGACCTTTGCCCTGGTTTTGATCGCCTTCGTGGCCGTGCTGGCCTCTGCCCTTGCCTTTGGCGGACCGCGCGACATTGCGCCGCTGGCCAGCGTCAACGACCCGTTTGAAAAGGTGGACTTCAGCCGTGTCCCGCCTGCACAGCGCTACACGGCGCGGGACGGTACCCCGCTCGCGTGGTACAGCTACGCACCCACTGCTGCCGCCACGCAGGCGCCTGTGCGGCGCGTGGTGCTGGTCCACGGCTCGTCGTCGCGCGCACGGTCGCTGCATGTGCTGGCAAGCGCCCTGGCGGCCCAGGGGCACGCGGTAGCCGCGCTCGACATGCGCGGCCATGGTGAATCCGGCCCGCGCGGGCACGTGGCGTACATCGGCCAGCTGGAAGACGATATGGAGGCCTTCCTGAACGCCGTGCCCCACGCCGGCCCGCAGACGCTGATGGGGTTTTCCGCGGGGGGCGGGTTTGCCCTGCGGTTTGCGGGCGGGGAGCGGCAGGCGCGGTTCGACCACTACGTGCTGTTGTCGCCCTTCATCCACCAGGATGCACCCACGGCGCGCCCCGACGCAGGCGGCTGGGCGGCCGTGGGTGTGCCCCGGCTGATCGCGCTCACGCTGCTCAACCGCGCGGGCATCACGCAGTGGAACCACCTGCCGGTGCTGCGCTTTGCGCTGGACGAAGCATCGCGCGCGGGCCTGACGCCCAGCTACTCCTACAGCCTGGCGATGAACTTCCGCCCGCAGCTCGACTACGCCAGCAACATCCGGAGCGCCCGGGGCAGCGTGTGCATCGTGGCCGGGCAGGACGATGAACTGTTTTATGCCGACCGCTATGCCGCGTTGTTTGCCCAGTCCGGCAAGCATGTTCCCGTCACTCTCGTGCCCGGCGTGAACCACATGGGCCTCACGCTGGATGCCCAGGCCGTGGCCGCCGTGGCGCAGCACGCCTGCCCGGCATAG
- a CDS encoding 2TM domain-containing protein, which yields MPSPLSTEEIEALAQRRANAKLGWYVHAIVFVLVNALLFALSRHGFGTRPWSVYPLLGWGLGLALHGVSVFLLGGGSGLRERMVQRERDALQREQAKKQPRE from the coding sequence ATGCCCTCCCCCCTGAGCACCGAAGAGATCGAAGCGCTGGCCCAGCGGCGCGCCAATGCCAAGCTGGGCTGGTATGTGCACGCCATTGTGTTCGTGCTCGTCAACGCGCTGCTGTTTGCTCTGTCGCGCCATGGGTTCGGCACACGGCCGTGGTCGGTGTACCCGCTGCTGGGCTGGGGGCTGGGTCTGGCGCTGCACGGGGTGTCGGTGTTTTTGCTGGGCGGCGGCAGCGGCCTGCGGGAACGCATGGTGCAGCGTGAGCGCGATGCGCTGCAGCGTGAGCAGGCCAAGAAGCAGCCCCGCGAGTAG
- a CDS encoding histidine kinase codes for MLLQRPFNGITKLRHYLQVLAFTLVVATLQYAFMPDKPYGPPVVYSVLIGSFTWAIIDLGRELMPSAAETGWPQGWQGIALVAAGIVLGYVAGTLLADALCVYYFHFYPAGASLSGADQRTSILITAIAGLVGTYYFYAIHKSAYLEDKMAEARMHANDARLKLLETQLEPHMLFNTLANLRVLIGSDPARAQHMLDRMIGYLRATLAASRSTRHPLSAEFARLQDYLELMAVRMGPRMAYTLELPDALQDAPVPPLLLQPLVENAIRHGLEPQVQGGHIAVRASTRPGATGPLLVIEVNDTGAGLPAALPTPGPGQSFGLAQVRERLATLHGSQGTLELIAASAGGTSATVTFPLEKPVSTP; via the coding sequence ATGCTGCTGCAGCGCCCGTTCAACGGCATCACCAAGCTGCGCCACTACCTTCAGGTGCTGGCCTTCACGCTGGTGGTGGCCACCCTGCAGTACGCCTTCATGCCCGACAAACCCTACGGGCCGCCGGTGGTGTATTCGGTGCTGATCGGCAGCTTCACCTGGGCCATCATCGACCTGGGACGCGAGCTCATGCCCTCGGCCGCTGAAACGGGCTGGCCCCAGGGCTGGCAGGGCATTGCACTGGTGGCGGCGGGCATCGTCTTGGGATATGTGGCGGGCACGCTGCTGGCCGATGCGCTGTGCGTGTACTACTTCCACTTCTACCCCGCGGGCGCCTCGCTGTCGGGCGCGGACCAGCGCACCTCCATCCTCATCACCGCAATTGCCGGGCTGGTGGGCACCTACTACTTCTATGCCATCCACAAGTCGGCCTACCTGGAAGACAAGATGGCCGAGGCGCGCATGCACGCCAACGACGCGCGCCTGAAGCTGCTGGAAACGCAGCTGGAGCCGCACATGCTGTTCAACACGCTGGCCAACCTGCGCGTGCTGATCGGCAGCGACCCCGCCCGCGCGCAGCACATGCTGGACCGCATGATCGGCTACCTGCGCGCCACGCTGGCGGCCTCGCGCAGCACACGGCACCCGCTGTCGGCGGAGTTTGCGCGGCTGCAGGACTACCTGGAACTCATGGCCGTGCGCATGGGACCACGCATGGCCTACACGCTGGAGCTGCCCGATGCGCTGCAGGACGCGCCCGTGCCGCCGCTGCTGCTGCAGCCCCTGGTGGAAAACGCCATCCGCCACGGACTGGAGCCCCAGGTGCAGGGCGGCCACATCGCCGTGCGCGCCAGCACCCGCCCGGGGGCCACGGGCCCGCTGCTGGTCATCGAAGTGAACGACACGGGCGCAGGCCTGCCCGCTGCGCTGCCCACCCCGGGGCCCGGCCAGAGCTTTGGCCTCGCCCAGGTGCGCGAGCGCCTGGCCACACTGCACGGCAGCCAGGGAACTCTTGAATTGATAGCTGCTAGCGCAGGCGGGACAAGCGCCACAGTCACTTTTCCCTTAGAGAAACCTGTGAGCACACCATGA
- a CDS encoding LytTR family DNA-binding domain-containing protein, with translation MMFAPPSALIAEDEPLLAAALQQELAHAWPTLQIAATVGDGISAVQQALSLLPDLLFFDIRMPGQSGLDAAVELADAWPADRPFPALVFVTAYDQYAVQAFEAQAVDYLLKPVQAARLQKTVQKLQLALMNKAQPAINLEATMEQLRHLLAAPGIASPPAAAAPSSTAPLTLIQASSGSQIHMVPVADVLYFEAADKYVRVLTAAREYLIRTPLKELTGHLDTQVFWQIHRSTLVRASAITTVTRDEAGKLHLELAGRAEKLPVSRLYAHLFKAM, from the coding sequence ATGATGTTTGCCCCGCCCAGCGCCCTGATCGCCGAAGACGAGCCCCTGCTGGCCGCAGCGCTGCAACAGGAGCTGGCCCACGCATGGCCTACGCTGCAGATCGCGGCCACGGTGGGCGACGGGATCTCGGCCGTGCAGCAGGCCCTGTCGCTGCTGCCCGACCTGCTGTTCTTCGACATCCGCATGCCGGGCCAGAGCGGTCTGGACGCCGCCGTGGAGCTGGCCGACGCATGGCCTGCCGACCGGCCCTTTCCCGCGCTGGTGTTTGTGACGGCCTACGACCAGTACGCCGTGCAGGCGTTTGAGGCACAGGCCGTGGACTACCTGCTCAAACCCGTGCAGGCGGCCCGGCTGCAAAAAACAGTGCAAAAACTGCAGTTAGCGCTTATGAATAAAGCGCAACCAGCTATCAATTTGGAAGCAACAATGGAACAGCTGCGGCATCTGCTGGCAGCGCCCGGCATTGCCTCGCCACCTGCTGCAGCGGCACCTAGCAGCACCGCCCCCCTCACCCTCATCCAGGCCAGCAGCGGCAGCCAGATCCACATGGTGCCGGTGGCCGACGTGCTGTACTTTGAAGCGGCCGACAAATACGTGCGTGTGCTCACGGCAGCGCGTGAGTATCTGATCCGCACGCCGCTCAAGGAACTGACGGGCCACCTGGATACCCAGGTGTTCTGGCAGATCCACCGCAGCACCCTGGTGCGCGCCAGCGCCATCACCACGGTGACGCGCGACGAGGCGGGCAAGCTGCACCTGGAGCTGGCGGGCCGGGCCGAGAAGCTGCCGGTAAGCCGCCTTTATGCCCACCTGTTCAAGGCGATGTAG
- a CDS encoding ATP-binding cassette domain-containing protein, with amino-acid sequence MADNMLLQVEGLSFAYPDCGVFAHWSMALPAGLALVRGDESSGKTTLLRLLAGELRPQAGQITLQGQSASGAPQAYAQQVFWADPRSGELDPLTARGWLGSLPARYPLWDAAALATHTEGFTLQEHLDKPFYALSTGSKRKVLMAGALASGAPLTLIDEPVGGLDKPSVAYLARALTQVAAKPGRVVVVAHYEALPGVPWGTVVDLPG; translated from the coding sequence GTGGCCGACAACATGCTTTTGCAGGTAGAGGGACTGAGTTTTGCGTACCCCGATTGCGGGGTGTTCGCGCATTGGTCCATGGCGCTGCCCGCAGGCCTGGCGCTGGTGCGGGGCGACGAGAGCAGTGGCAAGACCACGCTGCTGCGCCTGCTGGCCGGAGAGCTTCGGCCGCAGGCAGGGCAGATCACGCTGCAGGGGCAGAGCGCAAGTGGTGCGCCACAGGCGTATGCGCAGCAGGTGTTCTGGGCCGATCCCCGCTCTGGCGAGCTGGACCCACTCACGGCCCGGGGCTGGCTGGGCAGCCTGCCCGCCCGCTATCCGTTGTGGGATGCCGCAGCACTCGCCACGCACACCGAAGGCTTCACGCTGCAAGAGCATCTGGACAAGCCGTTTTATGCGCTGTCCACCGGCAGCAAACGCAAGGTGCTGATGGCCGGTGCGCTGGCGTCGGGCGCGCCGCTCACACTGATCGACGAGCCTGTGGGCGGGCTCGACAAGCCGTCGGTGGCTTACCTGGCCCGTGCGCTGACGCAGGTGGCTGCCAAGCCAGGGCGCGTGGTGGTGGTTGCACACTACGAGGCGCTGCCCGGCGTGCCCTGGGGCACGGTGGTAGACCTGCCCGGCTAG